One Streptomyces formicae genomic window, TCGCGCAGGAACTCCGGGTTCCAGGCCAGCTCGGCCGAGGCGCCCGCCGGGGCGAGCTCGAGGATGCGCGCGGCGAGGCGGGCCGCGCTGCCGACCGGCACGGTGGACTTGCCGACGACCAGGCACGGCTTGGTGAGGTGCTTGGCGAGGGACTCGACGGCACTGTCGACGTAACTCATGTCGCACGCGTACTCGCCGTGCTTCTGCGGGGTGTTCACGCAGACGAAGTGGACGTCGCCGAACTCCGCGACCTCGGCCCAGTCCATCGTGAAGCGAAGGCGTCCGCTGGCGCCCTCGATCCCCGCGACGTGCTTGCGCAGGAGCTCCTCGAGACCGGGCTCGTACATCGGGACCTCGCCCCGCTGGAGCATCTCGATCTTCTCGGGGACGACGTCGAGGCCGAGGACCTCGAAGCCCAGCTCGGCCATGGCCGCGGCGTGGGTGGCCCCGAGGTATCCGGTGCCGATCACGGTGATCTTGGGGGCCATGCGGAGCTCCAGAGGTGAACAGGCGGCGATTGCGCTGCCCGAGCATAGTCGGGCATGGCGGACGCTCTCACCGGGCACGTTTCCCGCTGTCGCCAAGCTCACGTATCCCTCTGGTGAGCAGGCGCCTAAAATTTGGGTTACTTAACGGTAATTAGCGTCCTTGGAGCGTGAGAGACCTTGGCCGGATCGGCTGATTTCGACCTGTACCGCCCGTCCGAGGAGCACGACATGCTCCGCGACGCGATCCGCTCGCTCTCCGAGGCGAAGATCGCTCCGTTCGCCGCCGCGGTGGACGAGGAGGCCCGCTTCCCCCGGGAGGCCCATGACGCGCTGGTCGCGAACGACCTGCACGCGGTGCACGTACCGGAGAGCTTCGGCGGAGCGGGCGCCGACGCGCTCGCGACCGTCATCGTGATCGAGGAGGTGGCGCGCGTCTGCGCCTCGTCCTCGCTCATCCCCGCCGTGAACAAGCTGGGCTCCCTGCCGGTCATCCTGTCCGGCTCCGAGGAGCTGAAGAAGAAGTACATGACGCCGCTCGCCAAGGGCGAGGGCATGTTCTCGTACTGCCTCTCCGAGCCGGACGCCGGTTCGGACGCGGCGGGCATGAAGACGCGCGCGGTCCGCGACGGGGACTTCTGGGTGCTCAACGGCGTCAAGCGCTGGATCACCAACGCGGGCGAGTCCGAGTACTACACGGTCATGGCCGTCACCGACCCGGAGAAGCGCTCCAAGGGAATCTCGGCGTTCGTCGTCGAGAAGAGCGACGAGGGCGTCTCCTTCGGCGCCCCGGAGAAGAAGCTCGGCATCAAGGGCTCCCCCACCCGCGAGGTCTACCTCGACAACGTCCGCATCCCCGCCGACCGCATGATCGGCGAGGAGGGCACGGGCTTCGCGACCGCCATGAAGACCCTGGACCACACCCGCATCACGATCGCGGCGCAGGCCCTCGGCATCGCGCAGGGCGCCCTCGACTACGCCAAGGGGTACGTCAAGGAGCGCAAGCAGTTCGGCAAGCCGATCGGCGACTTCCAGGGCATCCAGTTCATGCTCGCGGACATGGCCATGAAGATCTCGGCCGCCCGCGCGCTGACCTACCAGGCCGCGGCCGCCTCCGAGCGCGGCGACGCCGACCTGACCTACCTGGGCGCGGCGGCGAAGTGCTTCGCCTCCGACGTCGCCATGGAGGCCACGACGGACGCGGTGCAGCTCCTCGGCGGGTACGGGTACACCCGTGACTACCCCGTCGAGCGGATGATGCGGGACGCGAAGATCACGCAGATCTACGAGGGCACGAACCAGGTCCAGCGGATCGTGATGGCCCGCAACCTGCCGTAGCCTGCGGCGCTTGAGCGGTGACGGTGGCCTCTCCCCGGCTTCGGGGAGAGGCCACCGTCTTGAGGGGCGCGGGGAACTGCGCGAGCAACCAAGAACAAAGCCGCACCCGCGTGGAAACCGCCGTAGGCAGACGCGTCTGCGGGGTTCGCGCCGTGGGCCGCCGCGGGCCGTCGACGGCTGAGCGCGCAGTTCCCCGCGCCCCTTACGGGGCACGTCGTGCCCGCTCGCGCCCACGCGGCGGAGCCGCACATGTCACAGCCCCGCGCCCCTTACGGGGCGCCCCTGCCTCAGCCGTCCAGTTGCTCCAGCGTCGCGATCGACGGGCCCCGTCGGGAGCTGATGTCCCGGGAGACGTCCTCCGCCGCGCCGAGCACTCGGACCGCGTTCTGCCACGTCAGCTTCGCGAGGTCGGGCCGGGACCAGCCACGGTCCAGGAGTTCCGCGATCAGGTTCGGGTAGCCCGCCACGTCGTCAAGGCCGGACGGGGTGAACGCCGTGCCGTCGTAGTCGCCGCCGATGCCGATGTGGTCGATGCCCGCCACCTCGCGCATGTGGTCGAGGTGGTCGGCGACCGTGGCGGCGGTGGCGATCGGGCGCGGCGTCGACCGCTCGAAGGCCGCGTGGACCTTCATCGCGTCCGGCGTCGTGTCCAGGTGGTGGAAGCCGTGCGCCCGCATGTTCTCGTCGGCGGCGAGGGTCCAGTCGACCGCCGCCTGGAGCACGAACTTCGGCACGAAGGTCGCCATCGCGACGCCGCCGTTGGCGGGCAGCCGCTCCAGGACGTCGTCCGGGATGTTGCGCGGGTGGTCGCAGACCGCGCGCGAGGACGAGTGGGAGAAGATCACCGGCGCCTCGGACGTGTCCAGGGCCGCCCGCATCGTCGTCGCCGCGACGTGCGAGAGGTCCACCAGCATGCCGACGCGGTTCATCTCGCGGACGACCTCGTGGCCGAACGGCGAGAGGCCGCCGACCCCGGGCTCGTCCGTCGCCGAGTCCGCCCACGCGATGTTGTCGTTGTGCGTGAGCGTCATGTAGCGGACGCCGAGCGTGTGCAGCGCCCGCAGCGTGGCCAGGGAGTTGTTGATCGAGTGGCCGCCCTCGGCGCCCATCAGCGAGGCGACGCGGCCCTCGGCGCGGGCCTTCTCCATGTCCGCCGCCGTGAGCGCGCGGGCCAGGTCCGCCGGGTAGCGCGTCAGCAACTGGTCGACGCAGTCGATCTGTTCGAGCGTGGCGCTGACCGCCGCGTCGCCGGTGAGGTCCGTGCGGACGTACACCGACCAGAACTGCGCGCCGACGCCGCCCGCGCGCAGCCGTGCGATGTCCGTGTGCAGGCTGCCGCGCTGGTCCGTGGCGATGTCGAGCTTGTCGATGTCGTAGCCCGCCTTCTCCCGGAGGGCCCACGGCAGGTCGTTGTGGCCGTCGACGACGGGGAAGTCGGCGAGTATGGCGCGCGCTTGTTCGAGGGACGTCATGCGATCACTTTCCCGAACCGAAGCCGAAAGCGGAACCCGCTCCCTCGACCTTGGCCCGCAGCCGCTTGCCCTTCTCCGTCGCCTGGTCGTTCAGCTCCTGCTGGAACTCCCGCATGCGGCCGAGGAGTTCGGCGTCGTGCGCGGCGAGCATGCGGGCCGCGAGCAGGCCCGCGTTGCGCGCGCCGCCGACCGAGACCGTCGCCACCGGCACGCCCGCGGGCATCTGCACGATGGAGAGCAGGCTGTCCATGCCGTCCAGGTACTTCAGCGGGACCGGCACGCCGATCACCGGCAGCGGCGTCACCGAGGCGAGCATGCCGGGCAGGTGGGCCGCGCCGCCCGCGCCCGCGATGATCGCCTTGAGACCGCGCTCGGCGGCCTGCTCGCCGTACGCGATCATCTCGTGCGGCATGCGGTGCGCGGAGACGACGTCGACCTCGAAGGGGATCTCGAACTCGGCGAGGGCCTGCGCGGCACCCTCCATCACCGGCCAGTCGGAGTCCGAGCCCATGACGATGCCAACAACAGGTGCAGTCATTCGGTGATCGTTCCTCTGAGGTAGCCGGCTGCGTGACGGGCGCGCTCCAGCACGTCGTCGAGGTCGTCGCCGTAGGTGTTCACGTGACCGACCTTGCGGCCGGGCTTCACGTCCTTGCCGTACATGTGGATCTTGAGCTGCGGGTCGCGGGCCATGCAGTGCAGGTACGCGGCGTACATGTCGGGGTAGTCCCCGCCGAGCACGTTGCCCATCACGGTCCACTTCGCGCGCGGGCGCGGGTCGCCGAGCGGCAGGTCGAGGACCGCGCGGACGTGGTTGGCGAACTGCGAGGTCACCGCGCCGTCCTGCGTCCAGTGCCCGGAGTTGTGCGGGCGCATCGCCAGTTCGTTGACGAGGATGCGTCCCTCGGGCGTCTCGAAGAGCTCGACCGCGAGGTGGCCGACCACGCCGAGCTCCTTGGCCACGCGCAGCGCGAGCTCCTGCGCCTCGCCCGCGAGGGCCTCGGAGAGGCCGGGGGCCGGAGCGATCACCGTGTCGCAGACGCCGTCGACCTGCTGGGACTCGACGACGGGATAGGCCACGGCCTGGCCGTGCGGCGAGCGGACGACGTTCGCCGCCAGTTCGCGCACGAAGTCAACCTTCTCCTCGGCGAGGACGGGAACCCCGGCCCTGAACGGATCGGCGGCGTCCTCGACGGAACGTACGAACCACACCCCCTTCCCGTCGTAACCGCCGCGCACCGTCTTCAGGATCACGGGGAAACCCGCGCCCTCCGCCGCGAAGGCCGCCACGTCGGCCGGATCGCGCACGATCCGGTGGCGTGGACACGGCACGCCGATCTCCATGAGCTTCTCGCGCATCACGCCCTTGTCCTGGGCGTGCACCAACGCGTCGGGCCCCGGACGCACGGGAATGCCGTCCGCCTCCAGGGCCCGCAGATGCTCGGTGGGTACGTGTTCGTGATCAAAGGTGATCACGTCGCAGCCCCGCGCGAAGTCACGCAGCGTGTCGAGGTCGCGATAGTCGCCGATGACGACATCGCTGACGACCTGCGCCGCGGAATCCTGTGGGGTGTCACTGAGGAGCTTGAACTTGATGCCGAGCGGGATGCCCGCCTCGTGTGTCATACGAGCGAGCTGCCCCCCGCCGACCATGCCGACTACCGGGAACGTCACACCCCCAGGGTATCGGCCGGTATCGGCCACCCGGGAACGGCCGGATCCCCGCACCCCCACGGCCCTTCCTGTCACAGGGCCGCCACAGAGTCCGAGCGCCCCCGCGCGCCGACGGAGCGCGCTGGTTAGCATGGCTGGGTTGACGCGACCGTAT contains:
- a CDS encoding dipeptidase, coding for MTSLEQARAILADFPVVDGHNDLPWALREKAGYDIDKLDIATDQRGSLHTDIARLRAGGVGAQFWSVYVRTDLTGDAAVSATLEQIDCVDQLLTRYPADLARALTAADMEKARAEGRVASLMGAEGGHSINNSLATLRALHTLGVRYMTLTHNDNIAWADSATDEPGVGGLSPFGHEVVREMNRVGMLVDLSHVAATTMRAALDTSEAPVIFSHSSSRAVCDHPRNIPDDVLERLPANGGVAMATFVPKFVLQAAVDWTLAADENMRAHGFHHLDTTPDAMKVHAAFERSTPRPIATAATVADHLDHMREVAGIDHIGIGGDYDGTAFTPSGLDDVAGYPNLIAELLDRGWSRPDLAKLTWQNAVRVLGAAEDVSRDISSRRGPSIATLEQLDG
- the purE gene encoding 5-(carboxyamino)imidazole ribonucleotide mutase, which codes for MTAPVVGIVMGSDSDWPVMEGAAQALAEFEIPFEVDVVSAHRMPHEMIAYGEQAAERGLKAIIAGAGGAAHLPGMLASVTPLPVIGVPVPLKYLDGMDSLLSIVQMPAGVPVATVSVGGARNAGLLAARMLAAHDAELLGRMREFQQELNDQATEKGKRLRAKVEGAGSAFGFGSGK
- a CDS encoding 5-(carboxyamino)imidazole ribonucleotide synthase, with amino-acid sequence MVGGGQLARMTHEAGIPLGIKFKLLSDTPQDSAAQVVSDVVIGDYRDLDTLRDFARGCDVITFDHEHVPTEHLRALEADGIPVRPGPDALVHAQDKGVMREKLMEIGVPCPRHRIVRDPADVAAFAAEGAGFPVILKTVRGGYDGKGVWFVRSVEDAADPFRAGVPVLAEEKVDFVRELAANVVRSPHGQAVAYPVVESQQVDGVCDTVIAPAPGLSEALAGEAQELALRVAKELGVVGHLAVELFETPEGRILVNELAMRPHNSGHWTQDGAVTSQFANHVRAVLDLPLGDPRPRAKWTVMGNVLGGDYPDMYAAYLHCMARDPQLKIHMYGKDVKPGRKVGHVNTYGDDLDDVLERARHAAGYLRGTITE
- a CDS encoding acyl-CoA dehydrogenase family protein, producing the protein MAGSADFDLYRPSEEHDMLRDAIRSLSEAKIAPFAAAVDEEARFPREAHDALVANDLHAVHVPESFGGAGADALATVIVIEEVARVCASSSLIPAVNKLGSLPVILSGSEELKKKYMTPLAKGEGMFSYCLSEPDAGSDAAGMKTRAVRDGDFWVLNGVKRWITNAGESEYYTVMAVTDPEKRSKGISAFVVEKSDEGVSFGAPEKKLGIKGSPTREVYLDNVRIPADRMIGEEGTGFATAMKTLDHTRITIAAQALGIAQGALDYAKGYVKERKQFGKPIGDFQGIQFMLADMAMKISAARALTYQAAAASERGDADLTYLGAAAKCFASDVAMEATTDAVQLLGGYGYTRDYPVERMMRDAKITQIYEGTNQVQRIVMARNLP